In a single window of the Campylobacter fetus subsp. testudinum 03-427 genome:
- the flgD gene encoding flagellar hook assembly protein (Pfam matches to PF13860.2 FlgD_ig, and to PF03963.10 FlgD), with product MAINSVNNTANTTGTQFTTDKWAAQTEAEKLNNTSGTGTNPYSQLDKDAFLKLLLVELQYQDPTEPMDSAKMLEQTSQLATLEMQENTNKVMKQLTTQMQSSLAMTAMSALGKMANLSNAVSKDTTTSSVDFSLYFPNDVKSGSIQIYDSSENLVKNIKFDELKSGINKFKWDGTDNNGETTLPGEYLIKATYTDTSGNSGESVLGSYPVEAIKFVNGVAQVKIAGEYISMDKISEFTEPVKTTAVNNSSGSSSDSEKPNS from the coding sequence ATGGCAATAAATTCTGTAAATAATACGGCAAATACAACCGGAACTCAATTCACAACAGACAAATGGGCAGCACAAACAGAAGCAGAAAAATTAAATAATACTAGTGGAACAGGTACAAATCCGTATTCACAGCTTGATAAAGACGCATTTTTAAAACTACTTCTTGTTGAACTTCAGTATCAAGACCCGACAGAACCTATGGATAGTGCAAAAATGCTTGAGCAAACTAGTCAATTAGCCACCCTTGAAATGCAAGAAAATACAAATAAAGTTATGAAACAGCTAACAACTCAAATGCAAAGCAGTCTTGCTATGACAGCTATGAGCGCACTTGGAAAAATGGCAAATCTTTCAAACGCAGTATCAAAAGATACTACAACTAGCTCTGTGGATTTTAGCTTATATTTTCCTAATGATGTTAAATCAGGCAGTATTCAAATATATGATTCATCAGAAAATTTAGTAAAAAATATAAAATTTGACGAGTTAAAATCTGGAATAAATAAATTTAAATGGGACGGCACGGATAATAACGGAGAAACAACTTTACCAGGAGAATATCTGATAAAAGCAACATATACCGATACTTCTGGTAATTCAGGAGAGAGCGTACTAGGAAGCTATCCTGTAGAAGCGATTAAATTCGTAAATGGAGTAGCTCAAGTCAAAATAGCTGGAGAATACATATCAATGGATAAAATAAGCGAATTTACAGAACCAGTTAAAACTACAGCTGTAAATAACTCAAGCGGTTCATCTAGCGATTCGGAGAAACCAAACTCATGA
- a CDS encoding putative diguanylate phosphodiesterase (EAL domain) (Pfam match to PF00563.16 EAL): MLYSQQKERSNRFALALRIATPFIIVLLIWGYTFVNLKNYKIYEIILFILLTFIYVYYTFYMIYNGFNTSLIDQSTNSFTRDKIIKIINKSIKNGEKKYIVMISIKNLNEISNRYGLKSVDKVSKQFLEKLQSFLEKNGIHKVPIGKYIDGCFILLIDSKFSKFNNLLKSFEFSILRDNIDNIELNLAYNNIRSDYDLNLNVTLSTLFYMILDRQNELEINADEYEKMIFEALRDKNFIFKFQTIKSNKNSDNMTYVMQRLKLPNSNISKIKFSQVINRIGYEIFYDKEVLRLFFSSISKDIKGKIFIEISPVSLRNYSFKTELFKMIKKYNINAKNLVFEFFEDKFYDEISNFNNIINEYKKLGFSFALSHFGGKNSSFEYLKCLNIDYIIYDIEFSKNLHKDKFKILFDSINSASKALDIKTIIRFISSNELYEISKNSEVDYIQGFYVEKPKLNLKD, translated from the coding sequence ATGCTTTATAGCCAGCAAAAAGAGCGAAGCAATCGTTTCGCTCTTGCCCTTAGGATAGCTACTCCTTTTATTATTGTTTTGCTTATTTGGGGTTATACATTTGTAAATTTAAAAAATTATAAAATTTATGAAATTATTTTATTTATTCTACTTACATTTATATATGTTTATTATACTTTTTATATGATTTATAATGGATTTAATACAAGTCTTATAGATCAATCTACAAATAGTTTTACAAGAGATAAAATCATAAAAATTATAAATAAAAGCATTAAAAACGGTGAAAAAAAGTATATCGTTATGATATCTATAAAAAATTTGAATGAAATTTCAAATAGATATGGTCTTAAAAGTGTTGATAAAGTTTCAAAACAATTTTTAGAAAAACTCCAGAGCTTTTTAGAAAAAAATGGTATTCATAAAGTTCCTATCGGTAAATATATCGATGGATGTTTTATTTTGCTTATAGACTCTAAATTTAGTAAATTTAATAACTTGTTAAAAAGCTTTGAATTTAGTATTTTAAGAGATAATATCGATAATATAGAGCTTAATTTAGCTTATAATAATATTAGATCTGATTATGATCTAAATTTAAATGTCACTCTTTCAACTCTATTTTATATGATTTTAGATAGACAAAATGAGTTAGAAATAAACGCAGACGAATATGAAAAGATGATTTTTGAAGCGCTTCGTGATAAAAATTTTATTTTTAAATTTCAAACTATAAAAAGCAATAAAAACTCAGATAATATGACATATGTTATGCAAAGACTAAAACTGCCAAACTCAAATATCTCAAAAATCAAATTTTCTCAAGTCATAAATAGAATCGGTTATGAGATATTTTACGATAAAGAGGTTTTGAGACTATTTTTTAGTAGCATTAGCAAAGATATAAAAGGTAAAATTTTTATAGAAATTTCTCCTGTTAGTCTAAGAAACTACTCTTTTAAAACAGAGCTTTTTAAAATGATAAAAAAGTATAATATAAATGCTAAAAATTTGGTTTTTGAATTTTTTGAGGATAAATTTTATGATGAGATTTCAAATTTTAATAATATTATAAATGAGTATAAAAAACTTGGATTTAGCTTTGCTTTAAGTCATTTTGGCGGGAAAAATAGTAGTTTTGAATATCTTAAATGTTTAAATATCGATTATATAATTTATGATATTGAATTTAGTAAAAATCTACATAAAGATAAATTTAAAATATTATTTGATAGTATAAATAGTGCCTCAAAAGCTCTTGATATAAAAACAATTATCAGATTTATAAGTAGCAATGAGCTTTATGAAATATCAAAAAATAGCGAAGTTGATTATATCCAAGGTTTTTACGTTGAAAAACCTAAGTTAAATTTAAAGGATTAA
- the dnaA gene encoding chromosomal replication initiator protein (Pfam matches to PF00308.14 Bac_DnaA, and to PF08299.7 Bac_DnaA_C, and to PF11638.4 DnaA_N), giving the protein MLADEVLELLSQEISKNEIENYISQIKFNEKSSNSENVIFTAPNELVAKFIQTRYASKIANIFEVKTGIKPVISITTQKNRVSIKAKDIDVKQIRTQSSLLNPSYTFESFVVGDSNQFAYISSQQAAQNPGKVYNPLFIYGSTGLGKTHLLQSIGNYCLEHGKTVICVTSEQFMSDFIRNVENRTMNKFKEKYRNCDVLLIDDIQFFHKSEKTQEEFFHTFNEIHSKKGQIVMTSDKPPKMLKGFEERLKSRFEWGLMADITPPELDTKIRIIKAKCEFDGINLSSDIIEYIAANMGDNIREIESAIININAFANIMRQEITLEFAKNVIKDQIKEKKDNISLENIISCVSHEMNIKPSDIKSKSRTKSIVEARRICIYLAKTLTPNSMPQLATHFGLKDHSAVSHNIKKINEIINNDGYFKARVEELKNKITSKE; this is encoded by the coding sequence TTGCTAGCAGATGAAGTACTAGAGCTTTTAAGTCAAGAGATATCTAAAAATGAGATAGAAAACTACATATCTCAGATTAAATTTAATGAAAAATCTTCAAATAGTGAAAACGTTATTTTCACAGCTCCAAATGAACTTGTAGCTAAATTTATCCAGACTAGATACGCTAGCAAAATAGCAAATATCTTTGAAGTTAAAACAGGAATTAAACCAGTCATAAGCATAACAACACAAAAAAATAGAGTATCAATCAAAGCAAAAGATATAGATGTAAAACAAATTCGCACACAAAGCTCACTTCTAAATCCAAGTTATACGTTTGAAAGCTTTGTAGTTGGTGATTCAAATCAATTTGCTTATATAAGCTCACAGCAAGCTGCACAAAATCCTGGTAAAGTTTATAATCCGCTTTTTATATACGGATCAACTGGACTTGGTAAAACTCACCTTTTGCAATCCATCGGAAATTACTGTTTAGAACACGGAAAAACGGTAATTTGCGTAACTAGCGAACAGTTTATGAGTGATTTTATCAGAAATGTAGAAAACAGAACTATGAATAAATTTAAAGAAAAATATAGAAATTGCGACGTTTTGCTCATAGATGATATTCAATTTTTTCATAAATCCGAAAAAACACAAGAAGAATTTTTCCATACTTTCAACGAAATTCATTCAAAAAAAGGTCAAATCGTAATGACTTCTGATAAACCTCCAAAAATGCTAAAAGGTTTTGAAGAAAGATTAAAAAGTCGCTTTGAATGGGGACTTATGGCAGATATCACACCGCCTGAACTTGATACAAAAATACGAATTATAAAAGCAAAATGCGAGTTTGACGGTATAAATTTAAGTAGCGATATAATCGAATACATAGCTGCAAATATGGGAGATAACATTCGCGAGATAGAAAGTGCGATTATAAATATAAATGCATTTGCAAATATTATGCGTCAAGAAATAACTCTTGAGTTTGCTAAAAATGTTATAAAAGATCAGATAAAAGAGAAAAAAGATAACATAAGTCTTGAGAATATTATAAGCTGTGTAAGCCACGAAATGAATATAAAACCAAGCGATATCAAAAGTAAAAGCCGAACAAAAAGTATAGTTGAAGCAAGAAGAATTTGCATCTATCTAGCAAAAACATTAACTCCAAACTCGATGCCACAACTTGCAACGCATTTTGGGCTAAAAGATCACAGCGCTGTAAGCCATAATATAAAAAAAATCAATGAAATAATAAATAACGATGGATACTTTAAAGCAAGAGTCGAAGAACTAAAAAATAAGATAACATCAAAGGAATAA
- the dnaN gene encoding DNA polymerase III, beta subunit (Pfam matches to PF00712.15 DNA_pol3_beta, and to PF02767.12 DNA_pol3_beta_2, and to PF02768.11 DNA_pol3_beta_3), translating to MKVLIKKNVLESIVINTNPYLDKKDLSSITSHIFLSARDGVLNIKATDNEIGLAYKVKNATIADEGMATANGKKLLDIIKSLKDGDIMLETIQNHLYIKQNNSKYRLPMQKPEDFPIFPNLENKKKFDINAGSLSKSLKKISSSIENINSKIELTGALIDIKKDHINLVGTDTKRLSVYQLEINSQNDPFSIIIPKKAITEIQKLFFENIEIYYDENIFIAVSQNFEFFTKLINGRYPDYTRVVPNEIKQNIILNREKIIEGIKTISMLSEIVKITIAPDNISFESINDDNSEAKTFIEYRSNVSDQIILGVKNRFILDFLSSIEDSEFNLGYNEPSLPFILSSGDLRTVIMPVNI from the coding sequence ATGAAAGTTCTAATTAAAAAAAATGTCCTTGAATCAATAGTTATAAACACAAATCCATATCTTGATAAAAAAGATTTAAGTTCCATAACTTCTCATATTTTTTTATCAGCTAGAGATGGAGTTTTAAACATAAAAGCAACAGATAATGAAATAGGACTTGCATATAAAGTAAAAAACGCAACCATAGCAGATGAAGGAATGGCAACTGCAAACGGTAAAAAACTTCTTGATATAATTAAAAGCTTAAAAGATGGTGATATAATGCTAGAAACTATTCAAAATCATCTTTATATAAAACAAAATAACTCAAAATATAGACTTCCTATGCAAAAACCAGAAGATTTTCCAATATTTCCAAATTTAGAAAACAAAAAGAAATTTGATATAAATGCAGGATCTCTAAGTAAAAGTCTTAAAAAAATATCAAGCTCAATAGAAAATATAAATTCAAAAATAGAACTCACAGGAGCTTTAATCGATATAAAAAAAGATCATATAAATTTAGTTGGAACAGACACAAAAAGATTGAGTGTTTATCAACTTGAAATAAACTCGCAAAATGATCCATTTAGCATAATAATACCAAAAAAAGCTATAACAGAAATTCAAAAGCTATTTTTTGAAAATATTGAAATTTATTATGATGAAAATATATTTATAGCTGTATCGCAAAACTTTGAGTTTTTTACAAAATTAATTAACGGAAGATATCCAGACTATACAAGAGTAGTACCAAATGAGATAAAACAAAATATAATTTTAAACCGAGAAAAAATAATAGAAGGTATAAAAACTATATCAATGCTTTCAGAAATAGTAAAAATAACGATAGCTCCGGATAATATAAGTTTTGAGAGTATAAATGATGATAATAGCGAAGCAAAAACATTTATAGAATATAGAAGTAATGTTAGCGATCAGATTATTTTAGGAGTTAAAAATAGATTTATACTTGATTTTTTATCTAGTATTGAAGATAGTGAGTTTAACTTAGGATATAATGAACCTAGCTTACCTTTTATATTAAGTTCAGGTGATCTTAGAACTGTTATAATGCCGGTAAATATTTAA
- a CDS encoding HD family hydrolase, possible ComGF family competence protein (Pfam match to PF13023.2 HD_3) yields the protein MINAKLIDHIFKAASISRWNDYPKMVNLVELDKQAHKFIIAYFIAKLEPDVDMNYIIEGGVFEFLSRVVVTDIRPDVFHQIQKSKNKEVQNWILDKLENMVEDIDNGNFFERFKVYQDDKTHKKERLILKAASYIATKWEFSIVYQTSKFLSDIEELKQKVDEELEDYYELIGVRKIAMNQKLARIIDLSGRLRFQKRWAQTQRIPETAVLGHMLVVAIFAYFYSLEVGACPKRLENNFYCALFHDLPESLTRDIISPVKYGINGLNEIISEYEMRLIDERILPFVPESFRGEFSYILGVRKEDSVLKKDEFENRINKTSAVHFEGSMSSVNSNEFNAIDGKALKFCDNLAAYVEAGISISYGVKSKDLVSGFNNIQSKFDKNPKIEGVDFSKICAEIIEYFDIKL from the coding sequence ATGATAAATGCTAAACTCATCGATCACATCTTTAAAGCTGCTTCGATTTCACGTTGGAATGACTATCCAAAAATGGTAAATTTAGTCGAGCTTGATAAACAAGCGCATAAATTTATAATAGCTTATTTTATCGCAAAGCTTGAGCCTGATGTGGATATGAACTATATCATAGAAGGCGGTGTTTTTGAGTTTTTAAGCCGTGTAGTGGTGACTGACATACGCCCTGATGTGTTTCATCAAATTCAAAAGTCCAAAAACAAAGAAGTTCAAAACTGGATATTAGACAAACTTGAAAATATGGTTGAAGACATCGATAACGGTAATTTTTTTGAAAGGTTTAAAGTTTATCAAGATGATAAAACTCATAAAAAAGAGCGTCTTATCTTAAAAGCAGCTAGCTATATAGCGACAAAATGGGAGTTTAGCATAGTTTATCAAACTAGCAAGTTTCTAAGCGATATAGAAGAGTTAAAACAAAAAGTGGATGAGGAGCTAGAAGATTACTATGAACTTATAGGAGTTCGTAAGATCGCTATGAATCAAAAACTAGCTCGCATCATAGATCTAAGTGGGCGTCTTCGTTTCCAAAAGCGTTGGGCGCAAACTCAGCGAATACCAGAGACTGCAGTATTAGGACATATGCTAGTTGTGGCGATATTTGCTTATTTTTATAGTTTAGAAGTAGGAGCTTGCCCAAAACGACTTGAAAATAACTTTTATTGCGCTTTGTTTCACGACTTACCAGAAAGCCTTACGCGTGATATCATAAGTCCTGTAAAATATGGTATAAACGGACTAAATGAGATAATAAGTGAATATGAGATGAGGCTTATAGATGAGCGAATTTTACCTTTTGTTCCTGAGAGTTTTAGAGGTGAGTTTAGCTACATTTTAGGTGTTAGAAAAGAAGATAGTGTTTTAAAAAAAGATGAGTTTGAAAACCGTATAAACAAAACTTCTGCGGTACATTTTGAAGGTAGTATGAGTAGCGTAAATAGTAATGAGTTCAACGCTATAGACGGTAAAGCTTTAAAATTTTGTGATAATCTAGCTGCTTACGTAGAAGCTGGAATTTCCATAAGTTATGGTGTAAAAAGCAAGGATTTAGTCAGTGGATTTAACAATATACAATCTAAATTTGATAAAAATCCAAAGATAGAAGGTGTTGATTTTAGTAAAATTTGTGCTGAGATTATAGAATACTTTGATATAAAGCTTTAA
- the flgE gene encoding flagellar hook protein (Pfam match to PF06429.9 Flg_bbr_C): MMIGYYNGISGIKSGNFGIDVIANDISNINTVGYKSSTAEFKSILYQSLNQTSTSPVTSQIGLGSTSMATSLNFKQGSLQNTDKVFDLAIAGDGFFGLSGINGEQYFTRNGDFSKDVNGDIVNRNGLYLLGTMANLNGVALSPNAEQKLGTTAGADVQAFTLQTGTPVELGASTAQTKIHLPDVLFLPATATTDVSFSGNLDSTINTETININLDNTKITSTINKEGKTISLNGSLADTPLVQNPNSPDEDVLITIKDANGESITTAVKTDANGNFSLNDFDIRSLNLDGELSIEANVNLKQEVPNTQSFSTDIISPNGNKNILKMEFSKQVPHLDNGTAWNVSATIFSPTNEVISTSNGVLNFNEKGALVSNTLGALDNDGAELNVNLGTPYDPNTANSGFDGMKSTGDQSLNLSVNKNGEAEGLLKEYTMNDNGEVVAIFDNGKMASVAKVALYHFQNNQGLSKTSENTYQTTANSGQPIFYQDQNGNIVYGAAIKNSTLEMSNVDLGVSLTDLIIMQKAYDASAKSITTSDQMIQKAINMKK, from the coding sequence ATGATGATAGGATACTATAACGGTATAAGCGGGATAAAATCCGGAAATTTCGGTATTGATGTTATAGCAAATGATATTTCAAATATCAATACAGTAGGATACAAATCAAGCACCGCTGAGTTTAAAAGCATACTATATCAGTCATTAAATCAAACAAGTACAAGTCCAGTCACATCACAAATCGGGCTTGGCTCAACAAGTATGGCAACTAGTTTAAATTTCAAACAAGGAAGTTTGCAAAATACCGATAAAGTATTTGATCTAGCTATAGCAGGAGATGGATTTTTTGGGCTTAGCGGGATAAATGGTGAGCAGTATTTTACTAGAAATGGCGATTTTAGTAAAGACGTAAATGGCGATATAGTAAATAGAAACGGTCTTTATCTGCTAGGTACGATGGCAAATTTAAATGGAGTCGCTCTTAGTCCAAATGCGGAGCAAAAGCTAGGAACTACGGCTGGAGCAGACGTGCAAGCATTTACTTTGCAAACAGGTACTCCAGTAGAATTAGGTGCTTCTACGGCGCAAACAAAAATACATCTACCAGACGTGCTATTTTTACCTGCTACTGCGACAACAGACGTATCATTTAGCGGAAATCTCGACTCCACTATAAATACCGAAACGATAAATATAAATTTAGACAACACAAAAATTACATCAACAATAAACAAAGAAGGTAAAACCATAAGCTTAAACGGATCATTAGCAGACACTCCGCTAGTACAAAATCCAAATAGTCCAGACGAAGATGTACTAATCACTATAAAAGATGCTAATGGCGAATCCATCACAACTGCAGTAAAAACAGACGCAAATGGTAATTTTAGCTTAAATGACTTTGATATAAGAAGTTTGAATTTAGATGGTGAGCTCAGCATAGAAGCAAATGTAAATTTAAAACAAGAAGTACCAAATACTCAAAGTTTTAGTACAGATATAATCTCTCCAAATGGCAATAAAAATATATTAAAAATGGAATTTTCAAAACAAGTTCCGCATCTTGATAACGGAACGGCTTGGAATGTTAGTGCTACTATTTTTTCTCCTACTAACGAAGTTATATCGACTTCAAACGGAGTTTTAAATTTCAATGAAAAAGGTGCTTTAGTAAGCAATACTTTAGGAGCTTTAGATAATGACGGAGCTGAACTAAATGTAAATTTAGGTACTCCATATGATCCAAATACTGCAAATAGTGGATTTGACGGTATGAAATCAACAGGAGATCAAAGCTTAAATTTATCTGTAAATAAAAACGGTGAAGCAGAAGGTCTGTTAAAAGAATATACTATGAATGATAATGGTGAAGTCGTAGCTATATTTGACAACGGCAAAATGGCTTCTGTAGCTAAAGTTGCTCTATATCATTTTCAAAATAACCAAGGTCTTTCAAAAACCAGTGAAAATACATATCAAACAACTGCAAACTCAGGTCAGCCTATATTTTATCAAGACCAAAATGGAAATATAGTTTATGGAGCAGCCATAAAAAACAGCACTCTTGAAATGAGCAATGTGGATCTTGGAGTATCTTTAACTGATCTTATCATTATGCAAAAAGCTTATGATGCAAGCGCAAAGTCTATCACGACAAGTGATCAAATGATACAAAAAGCGATAAATATGAAAAAATAG
- the gyrB gene encoding DNA gyrase, subunit B (Pfam matches to PF00204.21 DNA_gyraseB, and to PF00986.17 DNA_gyraseB_C, and to PF02518.22 HATPase_c, and to PF01751.18 Toprim) — protein sequence MENLEKNYGAGNIKVLKGLEAVRKRPGMYIGDTNISGLHHMIYEVVDNSIDEAMAGYCDTITVELTREGSAVITDNGRGIPVDIHPTEKISAATVVLTVLHAGGKFDKDTYKVSGGLHGVGVSVVNALSKKLILNIKRDGNLYRQEFSKGIPQNILEAIKTTNRTGTSVEFWPDDEIFEVTEFDKQILSKRFKELAYLNPKITIIFKDQRDGFNETYHFEGGLESFVSHINKSNPVSKAVSFSGGEDDVIVDFALLYNETYTENLLSFVNNIKTPDGGTHEAGFRAGLTRAITNYIAANAAAREKDTKITGDDIREGLIAVISVKVPEPQFEGQTKGKLGSSYVKPIVQKMTFDVLCKYFEENPIEAKAIMNKALMAARGREAAKKARDLTRKKDSLNSVGTLPGKLADCQSKDPSESEIYLVEGDSAGGSAKQGRDRAFQAILPLRGKILNVEKSRLDKILKSEEIKNMITAFGCGIGEEFDSEKLRYHKIIIMTDADVDGSHIQTLLLTFFFRFLTPIIENGYVYLAQPPLYRYKKGKKEIYLKDEKALNEFLIETGIEGEDFEGVGNKDLIDYLKIIAAYRSILMDLKKRFNVLAVIRYMIENPDVIAKDYNELFGVIKKKLEDEKFNILNSYVNEDEIRIYVQTENGLEELVINDNLFANPLYEEAVHIFTKMKEREIDLKRDPVEVLEEIEKNAKKGAYIQRYKGLGEMNPSQLWETTMNPENRRLLKIDVSNLQTASEIFELFMGDEVEPRRDYIQAHAKDVKHLDV from the coding sequence ATGGAAAATTTAGAAAAAAATTATGGTGCTGGAAATATAAAAGTACTAAAAGGTCTTGAAGCTGTTAGAAAACGCCCAGGAATGTACATAGGTGATACAAATATAAGCGGACTTCATCATATGATTTATGAAGTAGTTGATAACTCTATAGATGAAGCTATGGCAGGTTACTGTGATACTATAACAGTAGAACTTACAAGAGAAGGTTCAGCTGTTATAACAGATAATGGACGTGGAATTCCTGTTGATATTCACCCTACAGAAAAAATTTCAGCCGCAACAGTTGTTTTAACAGTACTTCACGCAGGTGGTAAATTTGATAAAGATACTTATAAAGTTTCAGGAGGACTTCACGGAGTTGGTGTTTCAGTCGTAAATGCACTTTCAAAAAAACTAATTCTTAATATAAAAAGAGATGGAAATTTATATCGTCAAGAATTTTCAAAAGGCATACCGCAAAATATTTTAGAAGCTATAAAAACTACAAATCGTACTGGAACTAGTGTAGAGTTTTGGCCTGATGATGAGATATTTGAAGTAACTGAATTTGATAAACAAATTTTATCTAAAAGATTTAAAGAATTAGCCTATCTAAATCCAAAAATTACTATAATTTTTAAAGATCAAAGAGATGGTTTTAATGAAACTTACCACTTTGAGGGCGGACTTGAGAGTTTCGTAAGTCATATAAATAAAAGTAATCCAGTAAGCAAAGCAGTAAGCTTTAGCGGTGGAGAAGATGATGTTATAGTCGATTTTGCTCTACTTTATAACGAAACATATACTGAAAATTTATTAAGCTTTGTAAATAACATAAAAACTCCTGATGGTGGAACTCACGAAGCTGGTTTCAGAGCTGGTCTTACAAGAGCTATAACAAACTACATAGCAGCAAACGCCGCAGCTCGTGAAAAAGATACGAAAATAACTGGAGATGACATAAGAGAGGGACTTATAGCAGTAATTAGCGTAAAAGTTCCAGAACCTCAGTTTGAGGGACAAACTAAAGGAAAACTCGGTTCAAGTTATGTAAAACCTATAGTTCAAAAGATGACTTTTGATGTTTTATGTAAGTATTTTGAAGAAAATCCTATCGAAGCAAAAGCTATTATGAACAAAGCTCTTATGGCTGCTCGCGGACGTGAAGCGGCTAAAAAAGCAAGAGATTTAACACGTAAAAAAGATAGTTTAAATAGCGTTGGAACGCTTCCTGGCAAGTTAGCAGACTGTCAAAGTAAAGATCCAAGTGAGAGTGAAATTTACCTTGTAGAGGGCGATTCTGCAGGCGGATCGGCAAAACAAGGTCGTGATAGAGCTTTTCAAGCTATACTTCCACTTCGTGGTAAAATTTTAAATGTAGAAAAAAGTAGGCTTGATAAAATTCTAAAAAGTGAAGAGATAAAAAATATGATAACCGCGTTTGGTTGTGGTATAGGTGAAGAGTTTGATTCTGAAAAATTAAGATATCATAAGATCATCATTATGACCGATGCGGACGTCGATGGAAGCCATATTCAAACTCTACTTCTTACATTTTTCTTTAGATTTTTAACTCCGATCATTGAAAACGGATATGTTTATCTAGCACAACCGCCTCTTTATAGATATAAAAAAGGTAAAAAAGAAATTTATCTAAAAGATGAAAAAGCTTTGAATGAATTCCTTATAGAAACTGGAATTGAAGGTGAGGATTTTGAAGGTGTGGGAAATAAAGATCTTATAGATTATCTAAAGATAATCGCAGCTTATAGAAGCATTTTAATGGATCTTAAAAAACGTTTTAATGTTTTAGCAGTTATAAGATATATGATAGAAAATCCAGATGTTATAGCAAAAGATTATAATGAGCTTTTTGGAGTGATTAAGAAAAAACTTGAAGATGAAAAATTTAATATTTTAAATTCATATGTAAATGAAGATGAGATTAGGATATATGTTCAGACTGAAAACGGACTTGAAGAGCTTGTTATAAATGATAATTTATTTGCAAATCCTCTTTATGAAGAAGCTGTTCATATATTTACAAAAATGAAAGAACGTGAGATAGATCTAAAAAGAGATCCAGTAGAAGTGCTTGAAGAGATAGAAAAAAATGCTAAAAAAGGTGCTTATATACAACGCTACAAAGGTCTTGGAGAGATGAACCCAAGCCAACTTTGGGAAACAACTATGAACCCAGAAAATAGACGCCTTTTAAAAATAGATGTTAGCAACCTTCAAACAGCTAGTGAAATTTTTGAACTATTTATGGGTGATGAGGTTGAACCTAGACGAGATTATATACAAGCTCATGCAAAAGATGTAAAACATCTGGATGTTTGA
- the queF gene encoding 7-cyano-7-deazaguanine reductase (Pfam match to PF14489.2 QueF), translating to MENKKYGEKIINEFDIEKDLEIWSNSSKNDYAIRITLPEFACFCPRSGYPDFATIYLTYVPRDFVVELKAIKLYINSFLNRHISHEASINEIYDTLDKKLNPKYLRVVGDFNPRGNVHTVIEIDSNLVRKEKFDVSSITLETTRKF from the coding sequence ATGGAAAATAAAAAATACGGTGAAAAAATTATAAACGAATTTGATATAGAAAAAGATCTTGAAATCTGGTCAAATTCCAGCAAAAACGACTATGCTATACGCATAACTTTGCCTGAGTTCGCGTGCTTTTGTCCGCGCTCAGGATATCCTGATTTTGCGACTATATACTTAACTTACGTGCCGCGTGACTTTGTCGTTGAACTAAAAGCGATAAAACTCTATATAAATAGCTTTTTAAATCGCCATATAAGCCACGAAGCAAGCATAAACGAGATCTATGATACTTTAGATAAAAAGTTAAATCCAAAGTATTTGCGTGTCGTAGGTGACTTTAATCCGCGTGGAAACGTGCATACAGTTATAGAAATAGACTCAAATTTAGTTCGTAAAGAAAAATTCGACGTGAGTTCTATCACTTTAGAAACTACTCGCAAATTTTAA